AAGCCGTCAATAATCGAATTATCTTGTGCCTTATTCTCTGTAGCCAATGCCGTTTCAACATCCATCCAGCGCAAACGGCTACCAATCACTTTATTCTGAACATCTTGCAAATCTTTTGAGATTTCTCCAGAGCTCTTATACAATGCTTTTAAATTGCTCAATTCACCATCTGTCAAAGGCTTCTTAGCGAAATCACGAATCCCAGCTTTATAAGAAAAGTTTGAGATTTTGGACAGAAACTCCTCCGTTTTGCTAAATGGCAGTAATGTGAGTGGCAACTGATTAATTTCATTTTGTGCCTCACTGGTCATCCGCCACACATTAACAAGTCCTTTGCGGTGCATCCCGTTAGAAGCGGAGTTAACAGCTAGTGTGTTTCCCAGCTCTCCATGAAGACGCTCCACATGGTAAGACAAATCATGAAAGGCACGCTGATATTGGTTCTCCGCCTTAATTAGGATCGCATTCTTCTCCTGATTCTCCTGATAACCCCACACGAGCGCACCAATTAACAGCAGCGCAGTCAGCGGGAACATTACAGCACTTAATCTTTTGTACATAGGGCTACAAGACTCCTTTCGATAGCTTATTGGCGTTAGTTTGACAATAAACTAGGAGTCTTATGCACCCTTCTGTAACACAATATGACTAAAGTGTTTGAATAGAGGGATTTCACTCCAAATTTGCATAGCATAGCGCTTATGCTCTCTCTTCAATTTCAAAGCCACTGCTATTACTGCAAAGGCATTGCTTAAAGCCGGTTTGAATCACACCCTGCTCTTTTATCCCTCTTAATATGTAGGTCTCACCGCATTGTTTGCAAAGTATACGGACTTTTATACGCAAAAAAAGACACCTCTCTCCTCTCTGGAATCTCCCGCTAAGGAACAATCCTTTGAATATAAGTGTGTCCATCTCGATTATAGGTTAACCTCTTCTTCTCGTTTCAGAAAGCGGAAAGGGGACCGGCTATTTGCCCTATCCACTTTCCCCATCCCTCCGTACCATAGAATAGCCATCAGAGGAACAATAAACCATATCCAGTAGTTAGCTGTCGTACTCAAAATAAAGTCATAAATCCCATGCCACAACCATGGCAGCAAGATAGAGATTAACAGAATCCCCTTTGTTTTAGCTCCTTTTGAGAACTTGGCTCTCCCTAAATGATAGCCCATGATTACACCAAACATAGCGTGTCCAGAAACCGGAAGCAGAGCTCTCAGGAACATGGAACCGATTGATGCATTGCTATACCAAGCGTACATTATATTTTCTATTGTTGCGAAGCCGAGCGAAATCGCTACGGCGTATAGTATCCCATCATATGGCTCGTCAAATTCGGTGTGATTGTAAATCATATGGTAAAGCACAAACCATTTTAGACATTCTTCCACGCCAGCGGATATGAGAAAAGACTCCACATAAGGACCGCCATTCAGCCCCAGCATTAGTCCTCTCTGAATGATCATAACAGGGAATACAATCAGAAGGCCTAGCAGGAACACCTTAATAACGATATGAAGCGGTTCTTGATCATACTTATCTTTCAAATAAAAAAAGGTCAGCAGAGCAAGTCCCGGCGCTACTGCCGACGAAATAACCGATAACACGAGCACCGAATAACCTCCCTATATCCCTAGCGCCTTATTCTGCTGATTACAGCAAGGCAGATAACAGCTTTAATTCAAGAATGACCGCCATACCATCAAGAACAAGAATAGGGCTAATTAGCTAAAACGATGCTTATCAGCCCTATCATGCTATTTAATCCTGACGCTTAAAATGAGTGCACAATAACTGGACTGCATTCTCCGGCATTACTGTCTTCCCGTATTCATCGAGGACAGCTTCAGTAACCGGTGAGGAATCTCCAAACTCAGCTAGTACGCCAACAAGACCTGACAACGCTGTTTCTTCAAATTCCTTAGGATCGAAGTACAGATACCATTTATTGTTATAAGAATACAGTTTCCCCTGGGAAGTAATATTACCAATGAGCACATGGGCCGCTTCAACAAGAACCTCGAAATCGCGGAATGCATATACAATGGAGTCGCTTTGTTCAAGAGTAACTTCCATTTCGTAAATCTCTTCTGGCAATTCTTCTTCCCCGGACGCACCGTACTGATGGTGATCATATTTTCCTCGGGTCACTATAACGACCATGCCTTGGGCGGGCAATGCGAAAACTTCTACGGCAAGCGGACCGGTAGCATCAAAACCTAGTTCACTATATGCTTGGTCCATCATCTCCGTAAACAGGTCATGTACCTTGGGAACTTCCTGCCACATGTCTTCCTTCTGGATGCCCCGCTCGCTCAGGTCGTCAAAAGTGAGGAAAATCCGTATCTTATCTTGACTTAATCGCTCTATTCTCATGACAGGATCCTCCTTTTGCAAGCTCATTTATTATAATGTATGATGAGTCCCGAGTAATGAGCCAAAAATGGTTACTATGTATGTATGTTATCATTTTGCAGAGATAAATGCACGAAAATAAATATATAAAATCCTCTTAAAGCATTGCCACTACTGAAGAGCTTATTCTAATTCATAAACCATTTTCAAGCCCTTGAATATAAAAAAGAATCATTCTGCGGAATATTTCATCCTCAAAATGATTCTGAAGGAGTCCTTTACGGTTACAATCCCGGTATGGCAGTATGCGTTTCTTTAAGAATTTGCTCCACTTCGCTCTTTACTTCAGGATTGTTGCGAATGAAATCCTTTAGT
This genomic stretch from Paenibacillus sp. FSL H7-0737 harbors:
- the prsW gene encoding glutamic-type intramembrane protease PrsW; protein product: MLVLSVISSAVAPGLALLTFFYLKDKYDQEPLHIVIKVFLLGLLIVFPVMIIQRGLMLGLNGGPYVESFLISAGVEECLKWFVLYHMIYNHTEFDEPYDGILYAVAISLGFATIENIMYAWYSNASIGSMFLRALLPVSGHAMFGVIMGYHLGRAKFSKGAKTKGILLISILLPWLWHGIYDFILSTTANYWIWFIVPLMAILWYGGMGKVDRANSRSPFRFLKREEEVNL
- a CDS encoding genetic competence negative regulator translates to MRIERLSQDKIRIFLTFDDLSERGIQKEDMWQEVPKVHDLFTEMMDQAYSELGFDATGPLAVEVFALPAQGMVVIVTRGKYDHHQYGASGEEELPEEIYEMEVTLEQSDSIVYAFRDFEVLVEAAHVLIGNITSQGKLYSYNNKWYLYFDPKEFEETALSGLVGVLAEFGDSSPVTEAVLDEYGKTVMPENAVQLLCTHFKRQD